CCGCGCGCCTGTGGCCGCAGACCGAGCACCTGAAGGCGACCCTGCTTTTCGACGGGGAGGCCGCATCCCTCGCGGCCGCCCAGGCCTTGCGGCGCTACCTGGACACGCCGACGCCCGGCGCCTGGCGCGACAAGTTGCGGGCTGACGGGACCTTCGTCGAAGAGCCCGCGCCGGCCACCTCGTTCTACCATATCCTCGGCGCCTGCCTTGAGCTGTTCAAGGTCACGGGACGCTAGATGCCGCAGAATCCCTTCACCCGGACGCCCGCCAGGATCTGCGTGATCGGCCTGGGCTATGTGGGCCTGCCGCTGGCCGTGGCGCTGGCGGCCAAGTTCGAGGTCGTGGGCTTCGACATCGGGACCGAGCGAATCGCCGAGCTGCGGGCGGGAATCGACCGGACCCTGGAGGTGACCGCCGAGGAGCTCGCCGCCGCGAACGGCCTGGGCTTCACCGACGACGAGGCCGGTCTGACCGGCTGCAACGTGTTCATCGTCACCGTGCCGACGCCGATCGACCGCCACAAGCGGCCCGACCTGCGGGCGCTGCTGGCGGCCAGCGCGACGGTCGGGCGCAACATCGCCAAGGGCGGCGTGGCGATATTCGAATCCACCGTCTATCCGGGCGCCACCGAGGAAGACTGTGTGCCGGTGATCGAGGCGCTGTCGGGCCTCACCTTCAACCGTGACTTCTTCGCCGGCTACAGCCCCGAGCGGGCCAATCCGGGCGACCGGGAACACCGCCTTTCCAGCATCATCAAGGTCACGGCCGGCTCGACCGCGGAGGCCGCCGACTTCGTCGACGCCCTCTACAGCGCCGTGGTGCCCGCAGGCACTCACCGGGCCAGCTCCATCAAGGTGGCGGAGGCCGCCAAGGTGATCGAGAACACCCAGCGCGACCTGAATATCGCGCTGATCAACGAGTTCGCCCTGATCTTCAATCGGTTGGGCATCGACACCCAGGAGGTGCTGGACGCCGCCGGGACCAAGTGGAATTTCCTGCCTTTCCGGCCGGGCCTGGTGGGCGGCCACTGCATCGGGGTCGATCCCTACTACCTGACTCACCGAGCCGAGGATGCGGGCTACCACCCCCAGGTGATTCTGGCCGGGCGGCGGATCAATGACGGCATGGGCGGCTACATCGCCCAGGAGTTGATCAAGACCATGATCCGGCGCGAGATCCAGGTGCGCGGCGCGCGGGTTCTGGTGATGGGCCTGACTTTCAAGGAGAACTGCCCGGACCTGCGCAACACCCGGGTGATCGACATCGTCCGCGAGCTGGCCGACTACGAGGTGGCCGTCGACGTGTACGAGCCCTGGGCCGACCCGGCCGAGGCCGAGCAAGAGTACGGGGTCGCGCCGGTGGCGGAGCTGCAGGCCGGCGCCTATGACGCCGTCGTCCTGGCCGTTGCCCATTCCCAGTTCCGCGAGATGGGGTTGGCGGCGATCCGAAGCTTGGGCAAGCCGAACGCGATCCTCTACGACGTCAAGGGCATGTTCCCGAAGGGCTCGGCCGATCTTCGGCTCTAGGGCCTAGGACGCCGCGACTCGGTCTTCCACGAGCTTCGAGGCGCGCATCTGGCGCGGGCTGCATCCGGTCCAACGCTTGAAGGCGCGGGAGAAGGCAGCCGGGTCGGAAAAGCCGACCAGATAGGCCGTCTCGTTCACCGAGACCTTCCTTCCGGTCAGATAGTGCAGCGCCAGGCGGTGGCGGAGCTCGTCCAGCACGCCGGCGAAAGTGACGCCCTCGGCCTTCAGCCTGCGGA
This genomic stretch from Phenylobacterium sp. LH3H17 harbors:
- a CDS encoding nucleotide sugar dehydrogenase, with amino-acid sequence MPQNPFTRTPARICVIGLGYVGLPLAVALAAKFEVVGFDIGTERIAELRAGIDRTLEVTAEELAAANGLGFTDDEAGLTGCNVFIVTVPTPIDRHKRPDLRALLAASATVGRNIAKGGVAIFESTVYPGATEEDCVPVIEALSGLTFNRDFFAGYSPERANPGDREHRLSSIIKVTAGSTAEAADFVDALYSAVVPAGTHRASSIKVAEAAKVIENTQRDLNIALINEFALIFNRLGIDTQEVLDAAGTKWNFLPFRPGLVGGHCIGVDPYYLTHRAEDAGYHPQVILAGRRINDGMGGYIAQELIKTMIRREIQVRGARVLVMGLTFKENCPDLRNTRVIDIVRELADYEVAVDVYEPWADPAEAEQEYGVAPVAELQAGAYDAVVLAVAHSQFREMGLAAIRSLGKPNAILYDVKGMFPKGSADLRL